One genomic region from Streptomyces sp. NBC_01431 encodes:
- a CDS encoding sacsin N-terminal ATP-binding-like domain-containing protein, producing the protein MAAEGADPFGTARLRRGVLNAWGGGPARFREDANAEEDLALGGYRDRLVVELAQNAADAAARARTTGRLRLTLHAADHDTPAVLAAANTGAPLDAAGVESLSTLRASAKRADTDAAVGRFGVGFAAVLAVSDEPAVVGRTGGVRWSLAEARELAADAAQASPGLGDELRRRDGHVPLLRLPLPAEGAAPDGYDTVVVLPLRDGTAEDLVRRLLDGIDDALLLTLPGLTEIVVETPDSTRVLTRSVHDAYVHIDDSRDGTVHRWRTVSHHGPIGKELLADRPVEERLRPHWTVTWAVPVDDEGAPERPRTAAVVHAPTPTDEPLGVPALLIASFPLDTARRHPAPGPLTDFLVQRAADVYAELLGGWAPVTTGTLDLVPGPLGRGALDGALRAAVLERLPRTAFLAPAAPTEELLALRPFEAEVVEGAGADTVRVLAEVLPTLLPAGLERRPELRALEVGRLQLGDAIERIAGAERAPEWWYRLYDTLAGVDPDRLSGLPVPLAGGRTAIGPRQVLLPFADTPRDLGRLGLKVAHADAAHPLLEKLGALPATPRAVLTTPQVRAAVAGSLDAGEVWDEDALDADELADTVLALVRDANLAPGDEPWLGALALPDEDGELAPAGELVLPGSAFAAVIREGELAEVERELAGRWGEQPLTACGVLATFALVRATDVVLDPDELEPRDGDFAEPDDAGLLDAVDVWCEDVLDRLPDSPVPPVATEIVAVRDLDLVDDDAWPQALALLAQPPLRDALIQPVRVLLPDGTTESVRPYTAWWLRDHPVLGGRRPAGLRAAGSDPLLAGLYESADATGFEDAQVLRALGVRTSVAVLLDEPGGAAELLGRLADEDRPVPASQLHALYTALADLDPDQVTLPDELRAVVDGEVRVVDAADAMVADAPDLLPLAGGAALLPVAPARAGELAELLQVGRLSESADAEVTTAGVERAVPDSVRALLGAATPSTYVEHESLMAGGTELDWRRPVDGTVHAATLEGVAAGLAWAAGQWPRRFEVAALLEDPSRTEELARDRWFD; encoded by the coding sequence ATGGCGGCCGAAGGGGCCGACCCCTTCGGCACGGCACGGCTGCGCCGCGGGGTGCTGAACGCCTGGGGCGGGGGCCCGGCCAGGTTCCGCGAGGACGCCAACGCCGAGGAGGACCTCGCTCTCGGCGGCTACCGAGACCGCCTCGTCGTCGAGCTGGCCCAGAACGCCGCCGACGCCGCCGCCCGCGCCCGCACCACCGGCCGGCTGCGGCTCACCCTGCACGCCGCCGACCACGACACCCCGGCCGTGCTCGCCGCCGCGAACACCGGCGCCCCCCTGGACGCCGCCGGCGTCGAGTCGCTGTCCACCCTGCGCGCCTCGGCCAAGCGCGCCGACACCGACGCGGCCGTCGGACGCTTCGGCGTCGGGTTCGCCGCGGTGCTCGCCGTCAGCGACGAGCCCGCCGTGGTGGGCCGCACCGGGGGCGTGCGCTGGTCGCTCGCCGAGGCCCGCGAGCTGGCCGCCGACGCCGCCCAGGCCAGCCCCGGCCTCGGCGACGAGCTGCGCCGCCGCGACGGACACGTACCGCTGCTGCGGCTGCCGCTGCCCGCCGAGGGCGCCGCACCGGACGGCTACGACACCGTCGTGGTGCTGCCGCTGCGCGACGGCACCGCGGAGGATCTGGTGCGCCGCCTCCTCGACGGCATCGATGACGCGCTGCTCCTCACACTGCCCGGACTGACCGAGATCGTGGTCGAAACCCCGGACTCCACACGGGTGTTGACGCGATCTGTGCACGACGCGTACGTGCACATCGACGACAGCCGCGACGGGACCGTCCACCGCTGGCGGACCGTCAGCCATCACGGGCCGATCGGCAAGGAGCTGCTCGCCGACCGCCCCGTCGAGGAGCGGCTGCGGCCGCACTGGACGGTGACGTGGGCGGTCCCGGTGGACGACGAGGGCGCGCCCGAGCGGCCCCGTACCGCAGCCGTCGTCCACGCGCCGACCCCCACCGACGAGCCGCTGGGCGTACCGGCGCTGCTGATCGCGTCGTTCCCGCTCGACACCGCTCGCCGCCACCCCGCGCCCGGCCCGCTCACCGACTTCCTGGTGCAGCGCGCGGCCGACGTGTACGCCGAACTACTCGGTGGATGGGCGCCGGTGACGACCGGCACGCTCGACCTGGTGCCGGGGCCGCTCGGCCGGGGCGCGCTGGACGGCGCCCTGCGCGCGGCTGTCCTGGAACGCCTGCCCCGCACCGCGTTCCTCGCGCCCGCCGCGCCCACCGAGGAACTCCTCGCGCTGCGCCCGTTCGAGGCGGAGGTCGTAGAGGGCGCGGGCGCCGACACGGTGCGCGTCCTCGCCGAAGTGCTGCCCACCCTGCTCCCGGCCGGTCTCGAACGACGCCCGGAACTAAGGGCGTTGGAGGTCGGACGGCTCCAGCTCGGCGACGCCATCGAGCGCATCGCCGGGGCTGAACGCGCCCCCGAGTGGTGGTACCGGCTCTACGACACGCTCGCCGGGGTGGACCCCGACCGGCTGTCCGGCCTCCCGGTGCCGCTCGCGGGCGGCCGTACCGCCATCGGCCCCCGGCAGGTCCTGCTGCCGTTCGCCGACACGCCGCGTGACCTCGGCCGCCTCGGCCTGAAGGTCGCCCACGCGGACGCCGCGCACCCTCTGCTCGAAAAGCTGGGCGCGCTGCCCGCCACCCCGCGCGCCGTCCTGACGACTCCTCAGGTGCGGGCCGCGGTCGCCGGATCCCTCGACGCCGGGGAGGTCTGGGACGAGGACGCCCTCGACGCCGACGAACTCGCCGACACCGTCCTGGCGTTGGTGCGCGACGCCAACCTCGCCCCCGGTGACGAACCCTGGCTCGGCGCGCTCGCGCTGCCCGACGAGGACGGTGAACTCGCCCCGGCGGGGGAGCTGGTCCTGCCCGGGTCGGCCTTCGCCGCGGTCATTCGGGAGGGTGAACTCGCCGAAGTGGAACGGGAGTTGGCGGGACGTTGGGGCGAACAGCCGCTCACCGCGTGCGGGGTGCTCGCCACCTTCGCCCTGGTGCGCGCCACCGATGTCGTCCTCGATCCTGACGAACTGGAGCCCCGTGACGGCGACTTCGCCGAACCCGACGACGCGGGGCTGCTCGACGCCGTGGACGTCTGGTGCGAGGACGTCCTCGACCGGCTGCCGGACTCTCCGGTCCCGCCGGTCGCCACCGAGATCGTCGCCGTACGCGATCTCGATTTGGTGGACGACGACGCCTGGCCGCAGGCGCTCGCCCTGCTCGCCCAGCCGCCGCTGCGGGACGCCCTGATCCAGCCAGTGCGGGTGCTGCTGCCCGACGGCACGACCGAGTCCGTACGCCCCTACACCGCGTGGTGGCTGCGCGATCACCCGGTGCTCGGCGGCCGGCGCCCCGCCGGTCTGCGCGCGGCGGGCTCCGACCCGCTGCTCGCCGGTCTGTACGAGTCCGCGGACGCGACCGGTTTCGAGGACGCCCAGGTCCTGCGGGCGCTCGGGGTGCGGACCTCGGTGGCGGTGCTCCTGGACGAACCGGGCGGCGCGGCGGAGCTGTTGGGCCGCCTGGCCGACGAGGACCGTCCGGTGCCGGCTTCCCAACTCCATGCCCTGTACACGGCGTTGGCGGACCTCGACCCCGATCAGGTCACGCTGCCCGACGAGCTGCGGGCCGTGGTGGACGGCGAGGTCCGGGTGGTCGACGCGGCCGACGCGATGGTCGCGGACGCCCCCGACCTGCTGCCGCTGGCGGGCGGCGCGGCCCTGCTGCCGGTCGCCCCGGCGCGGGCGGGCGAACTCGCGGAGCTGCTTCAGGTGGGGCGGCTGAGCGAGTCCGCGGACGCCGAGGTGACGACGGCGGGGGTCGAGCGTGCGGTGCCGGATTCGGTACGGGCGCTGCTCGGCGCGGCCACGCCTTCGACGTACGTCGAGCACGAGTCGCTGATGGCGGGCGGGACGGAACTGGACTGGCGCCGGCCGGTCGACGGCACGGTCCACGCGGCGACCCTGGAGGGCGTCGCGGCGGGCCTGGCCTGGGCCGCCGGCCAGTGGCCCCGCCGCTTCGAGGTGGCGGCGCTCCTGGAGGACCCGTCACGGACGGAGGAGTTGGCCAGGGACCGCTGGTTCGACTAG
- a CDS encoding DUF3027 domain-containing protein, with protein sequence MSAATTRSRTPDRLCAEAVDLAREAAEEAAAPGVVGEHVALVSEGDRVVTHFFECMELGYRGWRWAVTVTRASRAKLITLDETVLLPGPDALQAPEWVPWSERLRPGDMGPGDLLPTEADDLRLEPGYSGEDAPPPNSAVSEELAERVEAEDAELVAPATTTRGSIAAVAEELGMRRARILSRYGLHAAADRWEESFGGKTAMAQAAPASCVSCAFLVPIAGSLSQAFGICANEFGPADGHVVALDYGCGGHSEAAVMPKPPRPAPPVLDSVAPDPFPLHPVRDEGSVSEATDAGSDDLGHS encoded by the coding sequence GTGAGTGCTGCGACGACGCGAAGCCGTACCCCTGACCGCCTGTGCGCCGAGGCGGTCGACCTAGCCCGCGAGGCGGCGGAGGAAGCCGCCGCGCCCGGTGTGGTCGGCGAGCATGTGGCCCTGGTTTCGGAGGGCGACCGGGTCGTCACGCACTTCTTCGAGTGCATGGAACTGGGCTACCGGGGCTGGCGCTGGGCGGTGACCGTCACCCGGGCCTCCCGCGCCAAGCTGATCACCCTGGACGAGACGGTCCTGCTGCCCGGACCGGACGCCCTCCAGGCACCCGAGTGGGTGCCGTGGAGCGAGCGACTGCGCCCCGGTGACATGGGCCCCGGCGACCTGCTGCCCACCGAGGCCGACGATCTGCGCCTGGAGCCCGGTTACTCCGGCGAGGACGCCCCGCCGCCGAACTCCGCGGTCTCCGAGGAGCTGGCCGAGCGGGTCGAGGCGGAGGACGCCGAACTGGTGGCCCCGGCGACGACCACCCGCGGCTCCATCGCGGCCGTCGCCGAAGAACTCGGCATGCGACGGGCGCGGATCCTGTCGCGGTACGGGCTGCACGCGGCGGCCGACCGCTGGGAGGAATCCTTCGGCGGCAAGACCGCGATGGCGCAGGCGGCGCCGGCGTCCTGCGTGTCCTGCGCGTTCCTGGTCCCCATCGCGGGGTCCCTGTCGCAGGCCTTCGGTATCTGCGCCAACGAATTCGGTCCGGCGGACGGGCACGTCGTGGCGCTGGACTACGGGTGCGGTGGGCACTCCGAGGCGGCGGTCATGCCGAAGCCGCCGCGGCCGGCCCCGCCCGTCCTGGACTCGGTCGCGCCGGATCCGTTCCCGCTGCATCCCGTGCGGGACGAGGGGTCTGTGTCGGAGGCGACGGACGCGGGGTCTGACGACCTGGGCCACTCGTAG
- a CDS encoding MFS transporter translates to MTTARSSGSPDGPGRLRRAGRAVGRALHLPFTGTARSIRKATHAHGAGESGLGKLIELHAVNGAGDVMITVALASTVFFSVPTDQARGRVALYLAITMAPFTLLAPVIGPFLDRMPHGRRAAMAGAMLARALLALTMSGAVATGGLELYPAALGVLVASKAYGVVRSAVVPRLLPPRFSLVKANSRVTLAGLLATGAAAPIGAGLSRIGPEWPLYGAFCVFTGGTFLAFTLPHKVDSAKGEHKARLSDRGGQKPSLRTVGVSVQNGLYANAALRALSGFLIFFLAFLLREYPLAGQSAAVSLGIVGVSAGVGNALGTAVGSLLRARGPEVLIVTMLTIALGVAVLSAAFFGGPMVAVLGATAGFTQALAKLALDAMIQRDVPEEVRTSAFARSETLLQMAWVLGGAIGIALPLNGVLGMVVAAGLLALGAAVSVRPLLGAARRGTPHARVA, encoded by the coding sequence GTGACAACCGCAAGGTCGTCGGGGTCGCCGGACGGGCCGGGCCGCCTGCGCAGGGCGGGCCGGGCGGTCGGTCGCGCCCTGCATCTGCCCTTCACGGGCACGGCCCGATCGATCAGAAAAGCCACACACGCCCACGGCGCCGGTGAGTCGGGGCTCGGCAAACTGATCGAGCTGCACGCGGTGAACGGCGCCGGCGACGTCATGATCACCGTGGCGCTCGCCTCGACCGTCTTCTTCTCCGTACCGACCGACCAGGCGCGCGGCCGGGTCGCCCTCTACCTCGCCATCACCATGGCGCCGTTCACTCTCCTGGCGCCCGTCATCGGCCCGTTCCTCGACCGGATGCCGCACGGCCGCCGCGCCGCGATGGCCGGTGCGATGCTCGCCCGCGCCCTGCTGGCCCTGACCATGTCCGGCGCGGTCGCCACCGGCGGCCTTGAGCTCTACCCGGCGGCGCTCGGGGTGCTGGTCGCGTCGAAGGCGTACGGCGTGGTCCGCAGCGCCGTGGTGCCGCGACTACTGCCGCCCCGCTTCTCCCTGGTGAAGGCGAATTCGCGGGTCACCCTCGCCGGGCTGCTCGCGACGGGAGCCGCCGCGCCGATCGGCGCCGGGCTCTCCCGCATCGGCCCCGAATGGCCGCTCTACGGGGCGTTCTGCGTCTTCACCGGCGGTACGTTCCTGGCCTTCACGCTGCCCCACAAGGTCGACTCGGCGAAGGGCGAGCACAAGGCGCGGCTCTCCGACCGGGGTGGCCAGAAACCCAGCCTGCGCACGGTCGGCGTGTCCGTCCAGAACGGTCTGTACGCCAATGCCGCCCTCCGCGCGCTCTCCGGATTCCTGATCTTCTTCCTGGCGTTCCTGCTGCGCGAGTACCCGCTCGCCGGGCAGAGCGCGGCGGTCTCGCTCGGCATCGTCGGCGTGTCGGCGGGGGTCGGAAACGCGCTGGGCACGGCGGTCGGCTCGCTGCTGCGGGCGCGCGGACCCGAGGTGCTGATCGTGACGATGCTGACGATCGCGCTGGGCGTCGCGGTGCTGTCCGCCGCGTTCTTCGGCGGCCCGATGGTGGCCGTGCTCGGCGCGACGGCCGGCTTCACGCAGGCGCTGGCCAAGCTGGCCCTGGACGCGATGATCCAGCGGGACGTGCCGGAGGAGGTCCGTACGTCCGCCTTCGCCCGCTCCGAGACGCTGCTCCAGATGGCCTGGGTCCTCGGCGGCGCCATCGGCATCGCGCTCCCGCTCAACGGCGTCCTGGGCATGGTGGTGGCCGCGGGCCTGCTCGCCCTGGGCGCCGCCGTCTCCGTACGGCCCCTGCTCGGCGCGGCGCGCCGGGGCACGCCTCACGCGCGGGTGGCCTGA
- a CDS encoding DUF2771 domain-containing protein encodes MTVAFTSGRTRRVGVALAAASAGLLVLSACDKPTPLATVTVGTNSVNTEASCRGDGKPLAEDKLTSCLSGVKNATSIDYAPGATLRLGVDPKVVENGSKWIALLDGSPITEASSQTYRSFPGADVFSTGGQGAAPKEKKVSIVQVDKDNKPESVWSFTLKHTNS; translated from the coding sequence ATGACCGTTGCGTTCACTTCCGGTAGGACCCGCCGGGTCGGCGTCGCACTCGCCGCCGCCTCCGCCGGACTCCTCGTCCTCTCCGCCTGCGACAAGCCGACGCCTCTCGCGACCGTGACGGTCGGCACGAACTCCGTCAACACCGAGGCCTCCTGCCGCGGCGACGGCAAGCCGCTCGCCGAGGACAAGCTCACCAGTTGCCTCAGCGGCGTCAAGAACGCCACGTCGATCGACTACGCGCCCGGCGCGACCCTGCGCCTCGGCGTCGACCCCAAGGTCGTCGAGAACGGCAGCAAGTGGATCGCGCTGCTCGACGGCAGCCCGATCACCGAGGCGTCCAGCCAGACGTACCGGAGCTTCCCGGGCGCCGACGTCTTCTCCACCGGCGGGCAGGGCGCCGCGCCGAAGGAGAAGAAGGTCAGCATCGTGCAGGTCGACAAGGACAACAAGCCCGAGTCGGTCTGGAGCTTCACGCTCAAGCACACCAACTCCTGA
- a CDS encoding futalosine hydrolase has protein sequence MRVLVVTAVAAEANSVAAGLALAGYTPLDTEPEAEHAPAAPASPETDPSPVRAPASSGVRPAPSRPTSPTPPVRWRGSGGHRVDVLAAGVGPAAAAAGAAAALATAPYDLVVSAGIGGGFPAPLGSLVVASEIVAADLGAGSADGFIPVTALGFGRDTLHPHLPLTRAVARALGALVGPVLTVTTATGTAERAAELLARHPSAAAEAMEGFGVAEAADRFGVPVLEIRAVSNSVGPRDRSAWRIGDALAALTEAFGKFPPVLESWTSHEPV, from the coding sequence ATGCGCGTACTGGTCGTGACCGCGGTGGCGGCGGAGGCGAACTCCGTCGCCGCCGGCCTCGCGCTCGCCGGCTACACGCCCCTGGACACGGAGCCCGAAGCAGAACACGCGCCCGCCGCACCTGCCTCGCCGGAGACGGACCCCTCACCCGTACGCGCACCCGCCTCGTCCGGGGTCCGGCCCGCTCCTTCGCGCCCCACCAGCCCGACGCCGCCCGTTCGCTGGCGCGGTTCCGGCGGGCACCGCGTCGATGTGCTGGCCGCCGGGGTGGGTCCCGCGGCCGCCGCGGCCGGTGCCGCCGCCGCGCTCGCCACGGCCCCGTACGACCTGGTCGTCTCGGCCGGGATCGGGGGCGGATTCCCCGCCCCGCTCGGCTCCCTCGTCGTCGCCTCCGAGATCGTCGCGGCCGATCTGGGCGCCGGCTCGGCCGACGGCTTCATCCCCGTCACCGCGCTCGGCTTCGGGCGCGACACGCTGCACCCCCACCTACCCCTGACCCGCGCGGTGGCGCGGGCGCTCGGCGCCCTGGTGGGCCCGGTCCTCACCGTCACGACCGCGACCGGCACCGCCGAACGGGCCGCCGAGCTGCTGGCCCGCCACCCGTCCGCCGCCGCCGAGGCGATGGAGGGCTTCGGTGTCGCCGAGGCCGCCGACCGGTTCGGAGTGCCGGTACTGGAGATCCGCGCGGTCTCCAACTCCGTTGGCCCGCGTGACCGTTCGGCCTGGCGGATCGGTGACGCGCTCGCCGCGCTCACCGAGGCGTTCGGGAAGTTCCCGCCCGTACTGGAGAGTTGGACCAGCCATGAGCCCGTCTGA
- a CDS encoding 1,4-dihydroxy-6-naphthoate synthase, translating to MSPSEPLKIAYSPCPNDTFVFDAWAHGRVPGAPALDVTFADIDITNGMAERGEFDVLKVSYAVLPWVLDEYALLPCGGALGRGCGPLVLTREPDDGGTSLLKRGRELGGLTGRTVAVPSEKSTAYLLFRLWAADVVPGGVGEVVVMPFHEIMPAVRDGRVDAGLVIHEARFTYQQYGLHSLADMGEYWEQTTGLPIPLGAIIAKRSLGADTLRLLAASARTSVRAAWDDPEASRPYVLEHAQEMDPAVADRHIGLYVNEFTADLGEDGYAAVRGLLTRAAAEGLVPPLGRDALGFVPQV from the coding sequence ATGAGCCCGTCTGAGCCGTTGAAGATCGCCTACTCTCCCTGCCCGAACGACACCTTCGTCTTCGACGCCTGGGCGCACGGCCGGGTACCCGGCGCGCCCGCCCTGGACGTCACGTTCGCCGACATCGACATCACCAACGGCATGGCCGAACGCGGCGAGTTCGACGTGCTCAAGGTGTCGTACGCGGTGCTGCCGTGGGTCCTGGACGAGTACGCGCTGCTGCCGTGCGGCGGCGCGCTCGGCCGGGGCTGCGGCCCGCTGGTCCTCACCCGGGAACCGGACGATGGGGGCACCTCCCTGCTCAAGCGCGGCCGAGAGCTTGGGGGACTCACCGGCAGGACCGTCGCCGTACCGAGCGAGAAGTCGACGGCGTACCTGCTGTTCCGCCTCTGGGCCGCGGACGTCGTACCCGGCGGAGTCGGCGAGGTCGTGGTGATGCCGTTCCACGAGATCATGCCCGCGGTGCGCGACGGCAGGGTCGACGCCGGACTCGTCATCCACGAGGCGCGGTTCACCTACCAGCAGTACGGGCTGCACTCACTGGCCGACATGGGCGAGTACTGGGAGCAGACCACCGGGCTGCCCATCCCGCTCGGCGCGATCATCGCCAAGCGCTCGCTCGGCGCGGACACGCTGCGGCTGCTCGCCGCCTCTGCCCGGACCTCCGTGCGGGCCGCCTGGGACGATCCCGAGGCGTCCCGGCCGTACGTACTGGAGCACGCGCAGGAGATGGACCCGGCGGTGGCCGACCGGCACATCGGGCTCTACGTCAACGAGTTCACCGCCGACCTCGGCGAGGACGGCTACGCCGCGGTGCGCGGGCTGCTGACACGCGCCGCGGCCGAGGGGCTCGTTCCGCCCCTCGGCCGCGATGCGCTCGGTTTCGTCCCCCAGGTGTGA
- a CDS encoding cold-shock protein produces MPTGKVKWFNSEKGFGFLSRDDGGDVFVHSSVLPAGVDALKPGQRVEFGVVAGQRGDQALSVTVLDPAPSVAAAQRRKPDELASIVQDLTTLLENITPMLEKGRYPDKAAGKKIGGLLRAVADQLDV; encoded by the coding sequence GTGCCCACCGGCAAGGTCAAGTGGTTCAACAGCGAGAAGGGCTTCGGCTTTCTCTCCCGGGACGACGGCGGCGACGTCTTCGTCCACTCCTCCGTGCTCCCCGCTGGAGTCGACGCACTCAAGCCCGGACAGCGCGTCGAGTTCGGCGTCGTCGCCGGACAGCGCGGTGACCAGGCCCTTTCCGTCACGGTCCTTGACCCGGCCCCGTCGGTGGCCGCGGCCCAGCGCCGCAAGCCCGATGAACTGGCCTCCATCGTGCAGGACCTGACGACACTGCTGGAGAACATCACGCCGATGCTGGAGAAGGGCCGCTACCCCGACAAGGCGGCGGGCAAGAAGATCGGCGGCCTGCTGCGGGCGGTCGCCGACCAGCTGGACGTGTAA